DNA from bacterium:
CAGTGCAAGTCCTTGCGCGCGCCGTACAACGCGTACACCTGCCACAGCGCCACCGCCGGCACGTCCGTCTGGAGGATCGCCTGCGCCTGAGCGTACAAGCCGGTGCGCGCGGCCGGGTCGAGGGCGGTCCGCGCGGCGTCGGCCAGCTTGTCGAACGCGGGGTTGG
Protein-coding regions in this window:
- a CDS encoding peptide ABC transporter — encoded protein: NPAFDKLADAARTALDPAARTGLYAQAQAILQTDVPAVALWQVYALYGARKDLHWQPTPDQQMFVSQMHLAK